TCACCGATAGACGCGCACTGGACCGGCTACGGGCATGTCTTGGACACCGACCAGGTCGCCAAGCTGCAGCCGCCACACCGCGCGCACCCGAATCAACCCACCGCACCGACCGCCGAGGATCAGCCGCTGCTGGATGCGCTGGCCGACGACGGCCGCATGTCCGACAGCGCACTGGCCGCGCTCACCGGATGGTCGCCGGCGCGCGTCAACCGGCGGTTACTCGCCCTGCAGGCGGGCGGCACCCTATCCTACGATCTCGACGTACTGCCGGAGCGGCTCGGATTCATGCTCAACGCGATCGTCTGGATATCGGTGGCGCCGGCCCACCTGGCAACGGTGGCCGAACAGATTGTGCGGCACGACGAGGTCGCCTCGGTCGCCACGGTCAGCGGCCCCGCCAACGTGATGGTCGTGGTGATCTGCCGCGGGCCGGCGGATCTCTACGGCTACCTGACGCAGCGTCTGGGCACCGTCGACCACATCCAGGCCTACGACGTCAGCGTCCGCAGCAAGCGGCTCAAGCAAGCCGGCTCCCTGATCGCGCACGGCCGGTTGATCCGCGCCCGCTGAACGAGCGACGCTAGGCTCGGCACATGGCAAAGGAGTTTTCCAGTCTCGACGAGTCACTGCGAGAATTCATCGAAGGCCAGGCCATGTTCTTCGTCGCGACCGCACCCTCTGAGGGCGGCCGAATCAACCTCTCCCCCAAGGGTTACCGAGACACCTTCGCCGTGCTCGACGAGCACACCGTCGCCTACCTGGACCTGTTTGGCAGCGGGGTGGAGACGATCGCGCACCTGCGCGACAACGGCCGGATCACGCTGATGTTCTGCTCGTTCACCCGAAACTCGCGGATCCTGCGGCTGTTCGGCACCGGACGCGTGGTGCGCCCGGACGACGCCGAATTCCCCAGCCTGCTAGCCCGTTTCGGAGACCAGCACGCCGGGGTCCGCGCCGCCATCGTCGTCGACGTGGAGCGCATCGCCGACGCCTGCGGATTCGCGGTCCCCTACTACGAACTCGTCGACGAACGGCCGGTACTCGACAGCTACCACGCCAAAGCGGACGAACAGACCTACGTGCGCGCCGTCAAGCGCAACCAGCACAGCATCGACGGGCTACCCGCGCTGGATCCCGATCACCCGCTACCGGGCTAGATGGCGCGCTTGAGGTCGTCGACCTTGTCCAACTGCTCCCACGGCAGCTCGATATCGGTACGGCCGAAGTGGCCGTACGCCGCGGTCTGCGCGTAGATCGGGCGCAGCAGGTCCAGGTCGCGGATGATCGCGCCGGGCCGCAGATCGAATACCTCGGGCACGATCTTCTCGATCTTGACCGGGTCGACGGTCGCGGTGCCGAACGTCTCGATGAACAGCCCGACCGGGGCGGCCTTGCCGATCGCGTAGGCCACCTGCACCTCGACCCGCTCGGCCAGCCCGGCGGCAACGATGTTCTTGGCTACCCAGCGCATCGCGTAGGCCGCCGACCGGTCCACCTTGGACGGGTCCTTGCCGGAGAACGCGCCGCCGCCATGCCGCGCCCAGCCCCCGTAGGTGTCGACGATGATCTTGCGGCCGGTCAGGCCTGCGTCGCCCATGGGGCCGCCGAGCACGAATTTGCCGGTCGGGTTGACCAGCACCCGTGTCGACGAGGAGTCCAGGGTTTCGTGGGCCAGCTCGTCGAGCACGGTCTTGAGCACGTGCTCGCGGATGTCGGGGTCCAGCTTCTTCTCCAGGTCGATGCCGTCGGCGTGCTGGGTGGAGACCACCACGGTGTCCAGGCGGACCGGAACGTCGTCCTCGTAGGCGATGGTGACCTGAGTCTTGCCGTCCGGGCGCAGGTAGGGCAGCGTCCCGTTCTTGCGGACCTCGGTCAGCTTCCGCGACAGGCGGTGGGCCAGCGCGATCGGCAGCGGCATCAGCTCCGGGGTGTCGGCGATCGCGTAGCCGAACATCAGGCCCTGGTCGCCGGCGCCCTGGGAGTCCAGCGGGTCGGCCGCCCCCTCGACCCGGGCCTCGTGGGCCGTGTCGACACCTTGGGCGATGTCGGGCGACTGCGCGCCGATCCCGATGTTCACCCCACAGGACGCGCCGTCGAAACCCTTCTCCGACGAGTCGTAGCCGATGTCCAGGATGCGTGCGCGCACGGTATTCGTGATGTCGGCGAACGCCTCCTTCGCCGTCGTGGTGACCTCGCCCACCACGTGCACCTGTCCGGTGGTCACCAGCGTCTCAACCGCGACACGTGAGCGGGGGTCCTCCGCCAGAAGTGCGTCGAGGACCGAGTCGCTGATCGCGTCGCAGATCTTGTCGGGGTGCCCCTCGGTCACCGACTCACTGGTAAACAGCCGACCCTTTTCGCTCACTGCGTCATCCTTCCGTACTGACTAATGTTAGTTAGGCAAATTATTTTAGGCGCCCTTGACTCAACCGGCTCAGCCGGGCGATTGCAACCGAGCGCTATCCGCTGTCTCCATGCAAAAACGTCACGATCGCGTCGACAATGCGACTGGCCATCAGCGTCTTCGACCCGTGCTGCAACGCCGATTCGGTGCCGTCGGACGCCAGCAGCCAGCCGTCGTTGTTGTCCACCTCGAATGCCCTGCCATCACCGACAGCGTTGACGACCAGCAGGTCACATCCCTTGCGGCGCAACTTAGCTCGGGCATGGAACAGCACGTCGCCGTTGGCGTCGCCGGTCTCCGCGGCGAAGCCGACGATGGCCCGCATATTAGGCAGCTCGCCGTGGGCCCGCGCGCGCACCGCGCCGGCCAACACGTCGTCGTTGCGCACCAGCCGGATCACCGGCGGTTCGTCCTTGTCGTTCGGGCCCTTTTTGATCTTGGCGGCGGCAACCTGCGCCGGTCGGAAGTCGGCGACCGCGGCGGCCATCACCAGCACGTCGGCATCGGGCGCATGCTTGGAGACCGCGTCGGCCAGCTGCTGCGCCGAGCTGACGTGCACCACCTCGACGCCGGCTGGATCGATCAGCCCGACCGTGTGGCCGGCGATCAGCGTGACCTCGGCACCCCGCTGGGCGGCGACCCGCGCGACGGCGTAGCCCTGCTTGCCGGAGCTGCGGTTGCCGATGAAGCGCACCGGATCGATCGCCTCTCGGGTGCCGCCGGCGGTCACCAATAGCTTGCGGCCGGCCAGGTCGTACCGCAGCGCATCGGGACGTTCCAGCAGCAGGTGGGCCAGGGTGGTGATCTCCTCGGCCTCGGGCAGCCTGCCCTTGCCGCTGTCGCTGCCGGTGAGCCGTCCGAATGCCGGTTCCAACACCACCGCGCCGCGGCGCCGCAAGGTGGCGACGTTCTCGACGGTGGCCGGGTGCAGCCACATCTCGGTGTGCATGGCGGGCGCGAACAGCACCGGGCAGCGAGCCGTGAGCAGGGTGGCGGTCAGCAGGTCGTCGGCTCGGCCGTGGACGGCGCGGGCCAACAGGTCGGCCGTCGCGGGCGCCACCACGACCAGGTCCGCCTGCTGGCCCAGCCGGACGTGCGGCACCTCGGAAACGTCGGAGAAGACGCCGGTGTGCACCGGCTGCCCGGAGAGGGCCTCGAAGGTGGCGGCCCCGACGAAGCGCAACGCGGATTCGGTGGGGATGACGCGGACCTCATGGCCGGCCTCGGCAAGCTGTCGTACGACTGTGCATGCCTTGTACGCGGCGATCCCCCCGGAGACGCCGACTACGACCCGCTTGCGATCCACCTATGCCGGCCCTTCCTCGCTGAAGCGGCTCCCGATGACGATCACGGCGCGCCCGGCCCCGACCCGTTACTCGCCTTCGGTGTGTTCAAGCAGGTCGCCGTGGATCTCGCGCATCGCGATCGAGAGCGGCTTTTCCTGCAGTCCCGGCTCGACCAGCGGTCCGACGTACTCGAGGATGCCCTCGCCGAGCTGGTTGTAGTAGTCGTTGATCTGCCGGGCACGTTTGGCGGCGTAAATCACCAGCGCGTACTTGCTCGAGACGCGGTCCAGCAACTCGTCGATCGGGGGATTGGTGATGCCCAACGGGGTGTCGTAGGCGTGTTGTCCACCGGAGGACGGATCGAAATGATCCACGGCGGACAGCGATGTGTCGGACTGCGGCATGCTCACGAAGACTTTCTCCTGGCGCTTGATCTGTTCAAGAGCGGTTGAAACAGCTAAAACTTTGATTCTCGATCGCGCCTGGCTAGTCGGCTCATGCCGTGCCAGGCGCGTTTCCCACCAGCAAGGATACCAATTCTGCGCAGGCAGACTCCAATTGCCTGTTGACCACCACCAGGTCGAAGTCATCCTGGGCGGCCAGTTCCACCCGAGCGGTTTCCAGCCGGCGCGCCATCGCCTCGGGCGTCTCGGTACCCCGCCCGACGAGTCTGGCCTGCAAATCTTCCCAGCTCGGCGGGGCCAAAAACACTGTGATGACCTCCGGCATGGCCTTCTTGATCGCGCGGGCGCCGGCCAAATCTACCTCGATGAGCACCGGGAATCCCGCGCGGGTCGCGGCCAGCACCGGCGCCGCCAAGGTACCCGACCGCTGCAGTCCACCGTGAATTTCGGCCCATTCCAGCAGGGCGCCCTGGTCGATGAGCTCTTGGAAGCGGGCGGGGCTCACGAAGTGGTAATCGACCCCGTCGACCTCTCCCGGACGCGGCGCCCGCGTCGTGGCCGAGACGCTGAAGTGCAGGTTCGGGATGCGCTCGCGCAGGCACCGAACCACTGTCGACTTGCCGACCGCCGAGGGACCGGACAGCACGACCACACAACCCTGGCCTGCCGGCTCAGGGCGCGCGACGTGCTCGACGTCCGGTCCCCCATCGGCGCTCATTGGCGCGCCTCGACGGGTGCGCCCACAGGCCATGCGGCCTGCATTGTCCGCAAGCTAGGCGGAGCCGAACTTTTCCAGCAGGGCCTTGCGCTGGCGGTCGCCGAGCCCACGCAGGCGGCGGGTCGGGGCGATCTCGAGCTCGGTCATGATCTCCTGCGCCTTGACCTTGCCCACCTTCGGCAACGCCTCCAGCAGCGCGGACACCTTCATCTTGCCCAGGACTTCGTCGCTCTCGGCGTCCTTGAGAACCTGGGTGAGGTTGGTGCCGCCCCGCTTGAGGCGGTCTTTCAGCTCTGCTCTGGCTCGACGTGCGGCAGCCGCCTTCTCCAACGCGGCCGCGCGCTGCTCGTCGGTCAACTGGGGAAGGGCCACGATTCCTCCGTATCTGATCAATCTTTTTGTCTCTGCCGGGCGCTTGAGCCCAGCGGAGACGACCGTACTCACGGTTCCTGACGAAATCTAACCCGACCCCCAGGTTATGGGGTCAAATGCCCAGCTTGTGCCCCGCCGTCGGGTGCATGCACGGGCAGGCTTCGGCATCGCTGGCAACGGCCGTATCCCGCGCTCGCGCGGGTGCGGCGTCAGCCCGGGCCGTAGCGGCAATTTGGCCTCTGCCTGGGCTTTTTGCCCGGCAGTCGGGATGGGCGGGTGCTGCGCCTGGCGCCCCGCGAAAGCCGTTGGGAGGTAGCCGTGCGGGCTGGTGCGGCGGATCACGATTTGCCGCGGCGTGTCGCGCGTGTCGCGGCGCCGACAAAGCCCAGGTCTACGGGTCGATGCGGGCGGAGGTGTCGGAGCGGGCGGTTAACCGGGCCGCCGGCAGGGACCGTTAGCGGGCCGCGTTACCGGGTCCACAGGTAGGCGACGGCGTCGAGTATCCGCTCGGCCGCCGCGCGCAGCTCCGGCACTTTCGGTCCGGCCCGCAGCACGTCGCGTGCCACCACGGGCAGCAGCTGGTCCAGCGCAGCCCCACCGAGGCCACCAAGCGCTTCGGGACGGCCACCCTGCGCCCCCACCCCCGGAACCAGCACCGGTCCTCCCAGCGCGCTCACATCAGGCGCCTCGAAGACCGTGGCGCCCAGCACCACCCCGACATAGCCTGGCCCGGCCGGGTGGGCGGACCGGTTGACGACCGCGGCCTGGTCCACGATCAATTGGGCGACGGTGCGCCCGTCGAAGGTGGCACGCTGCACGGTCCCGCCCTCCGGATTGGACGTCGCCGCGAGCACGAACACCCCCCGGTTGTGGGCCGCGGCCGTTTCCAGCAGCGGCCGCAACGAGCCGAAACCCAGATACGGCGAAGCGGTCACCGCGTCGGCGGCCAGCGGCGAGTCGCCCGCCCAGGCCGCGGCGTAGGCCGCCATCGTGGTCCCGATGTCGCCGCGTTTGGCGTCGGCCAGCACCAGCACCCCGACCGAGCGCAGCGCGGCGATCGTGTGTTCCAGCACCGCGTAGCCGGCGGCGCCGTAGGACTCGAAGAACGCCACCTGTGGCTTGACGACCGCAAACCCCGCAAAGGCCTCGACGCAGATGTCGCAGAACTTGGCCAGCCCGTCGGGGGTGGCCGGCAGCTCCCATGACCGCAGCAGTTCGGGATGCGGGTCGATGCCCAGACACAACGGCCCGCGGCTCGCCTTCGCCTCGGCCAGCCGGACCCCGA
This Mycobacterium simiae DNA region includes the following protein-coding sequences:
- a CDS encoding pyridoxamine 5'-phosphate oxidase family protein, with the translated sequence MAKEFSSLDESLREFIEGQAMFFVATAPSEGGRINLSPKGYRDTFAVLDEHTVAYLDLFGSGVETIAHLRDNGRITLMFCSFTRNSRILRLFGTGRVVRPDDAEFPSLLARFGDQHAGVRAAIVVDVERIADACGFAVPYYELVDERPVLDSYHAKADEQTYVRAVKRNQHSIDGLPALDPDHPLPG
- the rpoZ gene encoding DNA-directed RNA polymerase subunit omega, producing the protein MSMPQSDTSLSAVDHFDPSSGGQHAYDTPLGITNPPIDELLDRVSSKYALVIYAAKRARQINDYYNQLGEGILEYVGPLVEPGLQEKPLSIAMREIHGDLLEHTEGE
- the coaBC gene encoding bifunctional phosphopantothenoylcysteine decarboxylase/phosphopantothenate--cysteine ligase CoaBC, coding for MDRKRVVVGVSGGIAAYKACTVVRQLAEAGHEVRVIPTESALRFVGAATFEALSGQPVHTGVFSDVSEVPHVRLGQQADLVVVAPATADLLARAVHGRADDLLTATLLTARCPVLFAPAMHTEMWLHPATVENVATLRRRGAVVLEPAFGRLTGSDSGKGRLPEAEEITTLAHLLLERPDALRYDLAGRKLLVTAGGTREAIDPVRFIGNRSSGKQGYAVARVAAQRGAEVTLIAGHTVGLIDPAGVEVVHVSSAQQLADAVSKHAPDADVLVMAAAVADFRPAQVAAAKIKKGPNDKDEPPVIRLVRNDDVLAGAVRARAHGELPNMRAIVGFAAETGDANGDVLFHARAKLRRKGCDLLVVNAVGDGRAFEVDNNDGWLLASDGTESALQHGSKTLMASRIVDAIVTFLHGDSG
- the mihF gene encoding integration host factor, actinobacterial type, which produces MALPQLTDEQRAAALEKAAAARRARAELKDRLKRGGTNLTQVLKDAESDEVLGKMKVSALLEALPKVGKVKAQEIMTELEIAPTRRLRGLGDRQRKALLEKFGSA
- the gmk gene encoding guanylate kinase — its product is MSADGGPDVEHVARPEPAGQGCVVVLSGPSAVGKSTVVRCLRERIPNLHFSVSATTRAPRPGEVDGVDYHFVSPARFQELIDQGALLEWAEIHGGLQRSGTLAAPVLAATRAGFPVLIEVDLAGARAIKKAMPEVITVFLAPPSWEDLQARLVGRGTETPEAMARRLETARVELAAQDDFDLVVVNRQLESACAELVSLLVGNAPGTA
- the metK gene encoding methionine adenosyltransferase produces the protein MSEKGRLFTSESVTEGHPDKICDAISDSVLDALLAEDPRSRVAVETLVTTGQVHVVGEVTTTAKEAFADITNTVRARILDIGYDSSEKGFDGASCGVNIGIGAQSPDIAQGVDTAHEARVEGAADPLDSQGAGDQGLMFGYAIADTPELMPLPIALAHRLSRKLTEVRKNGTLPYLRPDGKTQVTIAYEDDVPVRLDTVVVSTQHADGIDLEKKLDPDIREHVLKTVLDELAHETLDSSSTRVLVNPTGKFVLGGPMGDAGLTGRKIIVDTYGGWARHGGGAFSGKDPSKVDRSAAYAMRWVAKNIVAAGLAERVEVQVAYAIGKAAPVGLFIETFGTATVDPVKIEKIVPEVFDLRPGAIIRDLDLLRPIYAQTAAYGHFGRTDIELPWEQLDKVDDLKRAI
- the pyrF gene encoding orotidine-5'-phosphate decarboxylase; this translates as MTGFGVRLAEAKASRGPLCLGIDPHPELLRSWELPATPDGLAKFCDICVEAFAGFAVVKPQVAFFESYGAAGYAVLEHTIAALRSVGVLVLADAKRGDIGTTMAAYAAAWAGDSPLAADAVTASPYLGFGSLRPLLETAAAHNRGVFVLAATSNPEGGTVQRATFDGRTVAQLIVDQAAVVNRSAHPAGPGYVGVVLGATVFEAPDVSALGGPVLVPGVGAQGGRPEALGGLGGAALDQLLPVVARDVLRAGPKVPELRAAAERILDAVAYLWTR
- a CDS encoding Lrp/AsnC family transcriptional regulator — its product is MEALDAQILHALQLSPRASFRRIAKVIGTGEQTVARRYRGLRRDGVLRVIGVVNPRVYGECQWVVRVKAKPDDLPRLAEALVRRPEVTHVNALSGGTELVCVVRAPLDSAEAGLLHRLPRTSAVLDMRVDLVLNVFGSPIDAHWTGYGHVLDTDQVAKLQPPHRAHPNQPTAPTAEDQPLLDALADDGRMSDSALAALTGWSPARVNRRLLALQAGGTLSYDLDVLPERLGFMLNAIVWISVAPAHLATVAEQIVRHDEVASVATVSGPANVMVVVICRGPADLYGYLTQRLGTVDHIQAYDVSVRSKRLKQAGSLIAHGRLIRAR